Proteins encoded in a region of the Haloarcula salinisoli genome:
- the trmB gene encoding HTH-type sugar sensing transcriptional regulator TrmB, translated as MPSEELSGSLEGVISWFDLGEYEIAAYLAVLQHGELTASEIARRTDVPQPRVYDTVRSLGEVGLVEIEESRPMKVLAIDPREAFEDIQRSLDDVVEDLSTQYTTPARGPEAVSLVKSRPSILRYLEDVIDAAEYELMLSLTPSLLERFESTLRRRQESGIATQILLSPAADAPDPDAFDYEGVASTVKGRRGITTPVVAVADGAYSMFATRESIGGDSGRYGVIFNRSELGFLVSAFLNTVLWTTADEIASDDSELSFPRQYGTIRRCISDLETLDGTFYATIDGRDVETGDSWVLQGRVDEVASGSNQEVATLVVATDDGLVDVGGQVAAYEDIEAHEIKIYRGTQPTVT; from the coding sequence ATGCCATCTGAGGAACTGTCTGGGTCCCTCGAAGGTGTCATCTCGTGGTTCGACCTCGGTGAGTACGAGATAGCCGCGTATCTGGCAGTCCTACAGCATGGTGAGCTGACAGCCTCGGAAATCGCCAGGCGTACCGACGTTCCACAGCCCCGCGTCTACGACACCGTCCGGAGCCTTGGGGAGGTAGGACTTGTCGAGATCGAGGAATCACGACCGATGAAAGTGCTCGCCATCGACCCTCGGGAGGCGTTCGAGGATATCCAGCGTTCGCTCGATGACGTAGTCGAGGACCTCTCCACACAGTACACTACGCCAGCCAGAGGGCCGGAGGCAGTCTCGCTCGTCAAGTCCAGACCCAGTATCCTCCGCTATCTGGAGGACGTCATCGACGCCGCCGAGTACGAACTCATGCTCTCACTGACGCCGTCGTTGCTGGAGCGCTTCGAGAGCACCCTCCGACGCCGGCAGGAATCGGGTATCGCCACCCAGATTCTGCTGTCACCGGCTGCGGACGCTCCCGACCCCGATGCGTTCGACTACGAGGGTGTCGCAAGTACCGTCAAGGGCCGCCGTGGTATTACGACCCCGGTGGTGGCTGTCGCCGACGGGGCCTACTCGATGTTCGCCACACGGGAATCCATCGGTGGCGATTCCGGCCGCTACGGCGTCATCTTCAACCGTTCCGAATTGGGCTTTCTGGTCTCGGCCTTCCTCAATACCGTCCTCTGGACGACGGCGGACGAGATAGCCAGCGACGACTCCGAACTCTCCTTTCCGCGCCAGTACGGTACCATCCGGCGGTGTATTTCGGACCTCGAGACGCTGGATGGGACGTTTTACGCGACAATCGACGGTCGGGACGTCGAGACCGGCGACAGTTGGGTCCTTCAGGGCCGGGTCGACGAGGTCGCCTCCGGGTCGAACCAGGAAGTTGCGACGTTGGTCGTCGCGACCGACGATGGTCTAGTTGACGTCGGCGGTCAGGTCGCAGCGTACGAGGATATCGAGGCCCACGAAATCAAAATCTATCGAGGAACCCAGCCCACGGTGACGTGA
- a CDS encoding phosphoenolpyruvate carboxykinase (ATP) produces the protein MQQPPASATKFVAALPDPKESDTVEYNPSFEQLREYSQHMETTTEFGSPSYVSDERSRNADKTKNTVDDEFDHTEYELVDDALSALENREQVCLDRRMGRHADNSYVCRYYVPKEYSRIALGWAKLFEPADAEREPDFHTVQVPDWDEVAVRVFPEAGFTAVLGSDYTGEAKKSFLRLFMYYAKQQGGLGLHAGSKRVELETDDGLETVGQLFLGLSGTGKSTLTTHGLWLDEPEGATMLQDDVCALLPDGTVAGSEGQGLFVKTHGLDSDTEPSMYDAVTAESAVLENVDVEANGTVDFDSDRYTANGRAIIQRAELSSASDEIDLSEVDQIFFITRNPAMPPVAKLTPEEAAVAFMLGESVQTSAGDPNSAGESTRVVGTNPFIIGSEGAEGNRFRDLISNLDVDCFVLNTGRVGQVDIGVEETVTLLRTIARGSVDWACDGTTGLTVPADVPGMDIHEFDVAKALPDAESALEELRTDRERYLAQFDDLDSAIKNARY, from the coding sequence ATGCAACAGCCACCGGCATCAGCAACGAAGTTCGTAGCTGCGCTGCCCGATCCGAAGGAATCCGACACTGTGGAGTACAATCCGTCGTTCGAGCAACTGCGCGAATACTCCCAGCATATGGAGACGACCACGGAGTTCGGCTCGCCATCGTACGTGAGCGACGAGCGCTCGCGGAACGCCGATAAAACCAAAAACACCGTCGACGACGAGTTCGACCACACGGAGTACGAACTCGTCGATGACGCACTCTCAGCGCTCGAAAACAGGGAACAGGTCTGTCTCGACCGGCGGATGGGACGCCACGCTGACAACAGCTACGTCTGCCGGTACTACGTCCCCAAGGAGTACAGCCGTATCGCGCTTGGATGGGCAAAGCTCTTCGAGCCAGCCGACGCTGAGCGTGAACCGGATTTCCACACGGTCCAGGTTCCTGACTGGGACGAGGTTGCCGTCCGCGTGTTCCCGGAGGCTGGATTCACCGCCGTCCTCGGCAGCGACTACACCGGCGAAGCCAAGAAATCGTTCCTCAGGCTGTTCATGTATTACGCGAAACAGCAGGGTGGCCTCGGTCTCCACGCTGGGAGCAAACGGGTCGAACTGGAGACCGACGACGGCCTCGAAACCGTCGGACAGCTGTTTCTCGGGCTCTCGGGCACCGGGAAGTCCACGTTAACCACTCACGGATTGTGGCTCGACGAGCCCGAGGGCGCGACGATGCTCCAGGACGACGTCTGCGCGTTGCTCCCTGACGGCACCGTCGCCGGCAGCGAAGGGCAGGGGCTGTTCGTCAAAACCCACGGCCTCGACAGCGACACCGAACCGTCGATGTACGACGCGGTGACTGCCGAATCGGCTGTGCTCGAAAACGTCGACGTAGAGGCAAACGGGACGGTCGATTTCGATAGTGACCGCTACACCGCTAACGGGCGGGCCATCATCCAGCGTGCGGAACTCTCCTCGGCCAGTGACGAGATCGACCTGTCCGAGGTCGATCAGATATTCTTCATCACACGTAACCCGGCGATGCCTCCGGTTGCGAAGCTCACCCCCGAAGAGGCTGCTGTGGCGTTCATGCTGGGTGAGTCAGTTCAGACGAGTGCGGGCGACCCGAATTCGGCCGGTGAATCGACCCGCGTCGTCGGAACGAACCCGTTCATCATCGGGTCGGAAGGCGCTGAGGGCAACCGGTTTCGCGACCTCATCAGCAACCTCGACGTGGACTGTTTCGTGTTGAACACCGGCCGCGTCGGGCAGGTCGATATCGGCGTCGAAGAGACGGTGACGCTACTACGTACTATCGCACGGGGGTCCGTAGACTGGGCGTGTGACGGGACGACGGGACTTACTGTACCGGCTGACGTTCCCGGGATGGACATACACGAGTTCGACGTAGCGAAAGCCCTCCCCGACGCCGAGTCAGCGCTCGAGGAACTCCGGACGGACCGAGAGCGGTATCTCGCTCAGTTCGACGACCTCGATTCGGCCATCAAGAACGCGCGGTACTGA
- a CDS encoding HEAT repeat domain-containing protein, whose product MYDSNDTIQEILDEGTLFELTYEAADGEKTFLVTHRAAPRPSMIPLDGPPVFYFDAFGGEQTHKVTLPELRNLTPVSVDTLADPLMDHAISAMVTVADETPESVVVDDVLSAIAATSDSDGDVYSVLQLVYLVIDDRTEAVETLVGPVLPLLQDSETAIGRAILEQVLEQIEAAPESFEQHVQAFIALADHPVYGVTALRGLVELAEADATTVLDAIPALEVAATSDDEEARQWAVYALSVIAGDHPGAVYPAVDVLIECLQRGDESTLTNVLSALGKITSAYPDAAEPVTADLVALLDDESKRTRNNAVGLLGDIAQQHPDIVVEYAAPIAGRLSDPNIQARINASSALLEAGEADPAAIRAQHEALEAALDDASPEVRANACTLIGNSEAPVSVELVKEVRDSDLDSTVRERAAMAVERLS is encoded by the coding sequence ATGTATGACTCGAACGACACCATTCAGGAGATTCTCGACGAGGGCACACTGTTCGAGCTGACTTACGAGGCGGCGGATGGAGAGAAGACGTTTCTTGTCACCCATCGGGCGGCGCCTCGGCCATCGATGATTCCGCTCGACGGCCCGCCAGTGTTTTATTTCGACGCATTTGGTGGCGAGCAGACACACAAAGTCACACTCCCAGAACTTCGAAACCTTACGCCGGTATCGGTCGACACCCTCGCCGACCCGCTGATGGACCACGCTATCTCCGCGATGGTTACGGTGGCAGACGAAACCCCGGAGTCCGTGGTGGTAGATGATGTCCTCTCGGCAATTGCCGCGACCAGTGACTCCGATGGGGACGTCTACAGTGTTTTGCAGTTGGTTTATTTGGTCATCGACGACCGCACGGAGGCGGTAGAGACACTCGTGGGGCCTGTGCTGCCACTATTACAGGACTCGGAGACCGCGATAGGTCGGGCGATTCTCGAGCAGGTGCTCGAGCAGATTGAGGCAGCACCAGAATCGTTCGAGCAGCACGTCCAGGCGTTCATCGCGCTTGCGGACCACCCAGTGTACGGTGTGACTGCACTCAGAGGGTTGGTCGAGCTCGCCGAAGCGGATGCCACGACGGTCCTCGACGCCATTCCGGCGCTAGAGGTGGCAGCCACCTCCGATGACGAAGAAGCCCGACAGTGGGCCGTCTACGCGCTCTCAGTGATCGCTGGTGACCATCCTGGGGCTGTGTATCCCGCCGTCGATGTGCTGATCGAGTGCCTCCAGCGGGGGGATGAATCTACGCTGACGAACGTGTTGTCCGCCCTGGGCAAGATCACGAGTGCGTATCCGGACGCTGCCGAACCCGTGACGGCAGATCTGGTGGCGCTACTCGACGACGAGTCCAAGCGCACACGGAACAACGCCGTCGGCCTCCTGGGAGATATCGCACAGCAACATCCCGATATCGTTGTCGAATATGCAGCGCCGATCGCCGGCCGTCTGTCGGACCCGAACATCCAAGCCCGCATCAACGCCTCGAGTGCACTGCTGGAAGCAGGGGAAGCCGACCCTGCGGCGATTCGGGCCCAGCACGAGGCTCTGGAGGCTGCGCTGGATGATGCCAGTCCGGAGGTCCGGGCAAATGCCTGTACACTAATCGGGAACAGTGAGGCGCCGGTGTCGGTCGAGTTGGTGAAGGAGGTACGCGACTCGGATCTGGATTCGACGGTTCGGGAACGGGCTGCGATGGCTGTAGAACGGCTCTCGTGA
- a CDS encoding ATP-binding protein, with translation MDDANLLALLNRMNLWWEGEEVQDSLKKADHRRRDFYKIRERLMTSQRSIMTVRGPRQVGKTTLCGQLIESLLKEDHVSGDRILYLTVENSSILSNPDGVIEDAIEVFKTNILQRDFRDVDGTVYIFIDEVQKAPNWADTLKYYTDTYSNLQFVATGSISTLIKSDAGDTLIGRMDERIMMPMKFIEYVRYESVIDEETVYDESTELRSKLAESIKEGDSTALRGALSRFFGLYENKKPQLKRLKDEYLLKGGYPGVLDETVPDSYTVLDTDLQNTITGDLANVFNVEKPAKVLRVLSLLAASTGSKVSKSSIADAADVSRQTVDAYLEHLDEFYLTNRCPTYTGSEYSAGGLPKIYLQDVGIYNALNGTLAESTLGNPDAMGPIFETAVCDHTRRLQFFLSNAQNADIYYNDSGGEVDFILDGTDYLVPIEVKNGDTTSRSLRGLKRFIEERDAEFGICVNNSDVLDNEDSIVHIPAWMYLFFC, from the coding sequence ATGGACGACGCGAATCTACTGGCCCTGCTGAACCGGATGAATCTCTGGTGGGAGGGCGAGGAAGTGCAGGACTCTCTCAAGAAGGCAGACCACCGCCGTCGCGATTTCTACAAGATCAGAGAGCGTTTGATGACTTCCCAGCGGTCGATTATGACGGTCCGTGGCCCCCGTCAAGTAGGGAAGACAACGCTATGCGGACAGTTGATTGAATCCCTTCTCAAAGAGGACCATGTCTCCGGTGATCGGATCCTGTACCTCACAGTCGAAAACAGTTCGATTCTCTCCAACCCTGACGGCGTGATTGAGGACGCGATTGAGGTTTTCAAGACCAATATCCTTCAGAGGGACTTCCGAGACGTAGATGGGACAGTCTATATTTTCATCGATGAGGTGCAGAAAGCACCGAACTGGGCGGATACCCTGAAATACTACACTGATACGTACTCAAATCTCCAGTTCGTTGCTACCGGTTCGATCAGTACGCTGATTAAGAGTGACGCGGGTGACACACTAATCGGCCGAATGGACGAACGGATCATGATGCCGATGAAATTCATCGAGTACGTCCGCTATGAGTCCGTTATCGATGAGGAGACAGTCTACGACGAGTCTACCGAACTACGCTCCAAACTCGCAGAGAGTATCAAAGAGGGCGACTCAACGGCGCTCCGTGGTGCCCTTTCACGATTTTTCGGTCTCTACGAAAACAAGAAGCCACAGCTGAAGCGGCTGAAAGACGAGTATCTCCTCAAAGGTGGGTATCCCGGCGTCCTCGACGAGACAGTCCCCGACTCCTATACTGTCCTGGATACTGACTTGCAAAATACAATCACTGGCGATCTTGCGAACGTGTTCAACGTCGAAAAGCCAGCGAAGGTGCTTCGGGTTCTATCACTGTTGGCCGCGTCGACAGGCTCGAAGGTGAGCAAGTCCAGTATCGCTGATGCGGCTGATGTCAGTCGACAAACGGTCGACGCATATCTTGAGCATCTGGACGAGTTCTACCTAACCAACCGCTGTCCGACGTACACTGGGTCCGAGTACTCCGCTGGTGGCCTCCCGAAGATCTATCTCCAAGATGTTGGGATATACAATGCGTTGAATGGGACACTTGCTGAGTCCACGCTGGGGAACCCGGACGCGATGGGACCGATTTTCGAGACGGCTGTCTGTGACCACACCCGCCGCCTGCAATTTTTCTTATCGAATGCCCAGAACGCAGATATCTACTACAACGACTCAGGTGGCGAAGTCGATTTCATTCTTGACGGTACCGACTATCTCGTTCCCATCGAGGTGAAGAACGGCGACACTACGTCGCGATCGCTGCGTGGTCTGAAGCGGTTTATCGAGGAGCGTGATGCCGAATTCGGGATCTGCGTCAACAATTCGGACGTGCTTGACAATGAGGACAGTATTGTCCACATCCCTGCCTGGATGTACTTGTTCTTCTGTTAG
- a CDS encoding AAA domain-containing protein, producing MGVCLADVADEFERLDTSLVDGNSLQIDMEGTTLEFSMEHVRRSCAAHDSLIDADGRVMIPLHEPDSAELTGEYLLYSESALIPAYGVFDTSQNTTRRIGVDAIDETKYRWLVRFWTAHFEPDVVPSYVDQTSAGPESKAVVNPTEKLTDVDAQQFYDHLLEFVADMRDAERDEMRSAFDSLSYDRFRRQHDAIPVGLPIRYTEMDAGGDICTIIVPKEKMQRSIPAAFGLYPDNEVMIDILNAGDVSLADSQRAALPVEGRSKKIHTNTITVVLDSSGTNSDAKTGLQKVFDADTGAVGVGKLHNAVPYDREEAAIKTTREKDEKSAVVTGNDPVLYDPSRARDVSFPSLNEYQSDAAERALAAEHIHCIHGPPGTGKTRTLIALTRALAREGKKVLTCAHSNQATDNLIVGTSTMDTVDSDSLHAAALEGELSVARVGNGSRNALVNERYVGKSSSSADVVAATMSSAAQFDTDEFDVAIVDEASQASIPATLIPFSAAERTILAGDHKQLPPYASSELEQREMEVSLFEHLMDRYGSHVSTLLRRQYRMNEEIATFSNEAFYDGQLTTAARNQHWTRSGLSPIVAFDVSGSEQMSHGHSYRNEAEAEVVAAEVYKSIKKGIAPDEIGVLTPYRGQIGAIKDAMNRLDGKTPPVKVDTIDSFQGSERSTIIVSFVRSNEAGRTGFLTFPNEGERRLNVALTRAKHRLVLVGDWDTLRTQTDRPSCVDTYDALWSYLKQRDAVSEREG from the coding sequence ATGGGTGTCTGCCTTGCAGACGTCGCGGACGAATTCGAGCGTTTAGATACGAGTCTCGTCGATGGGAACTCACTCCAGATCGATATGGAGGGTACTACTCTCGAGTTTTCGATGGAGCATGTCCGTCGGTCGTGTGCGGCGCACGATTCCCTCATCGATGCAGACGGGAGAGTGATGATTCCTCTTCACGAACCGGATTCTGCGGAGCTGACTGGAGAATATCTATTATATTCGGAGTCGGCCCTGATTCCAGCCTACGGTGTCTTCGATACGTCACAGAACACGACTCGACGAATTGGGGTCGACGCTATCGACGAGACGAAGTATCGATGGCTGGTCCGATTCTGGACGGCCCATTTCGAGCCAGATGTGGTTCCATCTTACGTCGACCAGACTTCTGCGGGCCCAGAATCGAAGGCCGTCGTGAATCCGACGGAGAAATTGACAGACGTGGATGCACAACAGTTCTACGATCACCTTCTGGAGTTCGTCGCGGATATGCGTGATGCGGAGAGAGACGAGATGCGATCGGCTTTCGACTCACTATCGTACGACCGCTTCCGGCGGCAACACGACGCGATTCCCGTAGGATTGCCGATTCGGTACACGGAGATGGATGCGGGGGGAGATATCTGTACAATCATCGTGCCAAAAGAGAAGATGCAACGGAGTATTCCCGCGGCGTTCGGCCTCTATCCAGACAACGAAGTTATGATCGATATTCTGAACGCCGGCGATGTCTCACTGGCAGACTCACAGAGGGCGGCACTCCCAGTAGAGGGCCGGAGCAAAAAGATACACACAAACACCATAACGGTCGTGTTAGACTCTAGCGGGACGAACTCGGATGCGAAAACTGGGCTACAGAAGGTTTTCGACGCGGACACCGGAGCAGTGGGTGTTGGGAAACTCCACAACGCCGTGCCTTACGACCGAGAAGAGGCTGCCATCAAAACTACTCGAGAAAAAGACGAGAAATCGGCCGTTGTAACGGGTAACGATCCGGTACTCTACGACCCCAGTCGTGCTCGCGACGTCTCCTTTCCATCGTTGAACGAGTACCAATCGGACGCAGCCGAGCGCGCGTTAGCAGCCGAACACATCCATTGTATCCACGGCCCGCCAGGGACAGGTAAAACACGGACACTGATTGCACTAACACGTGCGCTCGCTCGAGAAGGAAAGAAGGTGCTCACCTGTGCCCATTCCAACCAGGCTACAGACAACTTGATCGTCGGAACGAGCACGATGGATACCGTCGACTCGGATTCGCTCCACGCCGCTGCACTCGAAGGCGAACTTTCGGTTGCGCGAGTCGGGAATGGGAGTCGCAATGCTCTGGTCAACGAAAGGTATGTGGGAAAGAGCAGTAGTTCGGCCGATGTAGTTGCAGCGACCATGAGCTCGGCCGCTCAGTTCGACACTGACGAATTCGATGTCGCGATAGTCGACGAGGCGTCACAGGCATCTATACCTGCGACGCTTATCCCATTTTCTGCAGCGGAACGAACGATTCTCGCGGGCGATCACAAGCAGCTCCCACCGTACGCCTCCTCCGAACTGGAGCAACGGGAGATGGAGGTGTCTCTGTTCGAGCACCTGATGGATCGGTATGGGAGTCACGTATCGACCCTCCTGCGGAGACAGTATCGAATGAACGAGGAGATTGCGACCTTCTCTAACGAAGCGTTCTACGACGGCCAACTGACGACGGCCGCTCGCAATCAGCACTGGACCCGAAGTGGTCTCTCCCCAATAGTTGCGTTCGATGTCTCTGGGAGCGAACAGATGTCTCACGGCCACTCCTATCGGAACGAGGCCGAGGCCGAGGTCGTGGCAGCGGAGGTGTACAAGTCTATAAAGAAGGGAATCGCTCCTGACGAGATCGGAGTGCTAACCCCATATCGAGGGCAGATCGGGGCAATCAAGGATGCTATGAATAGACTCGACGGAAAAACCCCGCCCGTCAAGGTCGATACGATCGACTCGTTTCAGGGAAGTGAGCGGAGTACGATAATCGTCTCTTTCGTCCGCTCGAACGAAGCCGGCCGTACCGGGTTCCTGACCTTTCCGAACGAGGGTGAACGCAGATTGAACGTCGCGTTGACCAGAGCGAAACATCGGCTCGTCCTCGTCGGTGACTGGGACACGCTTCGAACACAGACTGATCGACCATCCTGTGTAGATACCTACGATGCGCTCTGGTCGTACCTCAAGCAGAGAGACGCAGTTTCCGAAAGAGAGGGTTAG
- a CDS encoding peroxidase family protein: MGLIYVDPEGPDGDPDPRKSAKRIRQAFGRMAMNDAETAALIAGGHTFGKSHGASDDDMGPEPEAAPIEAQGLGWPDAGTGSETTTSGIEGAWNQWPTMWDTSYLNNLLDYEWELTESPAGAKQWKPVDEELQDTVPDAHDPAEKHAPMMMTADIAFKRDPELREIIEGYRDNPMEFLDAFARAWYKLIHRDMGPPERFLGPDVPEETMLWQDPLPDADFDTIGKREAADLKTELLDSELSVSQLVKTAWASASTYRDSDKRGGANGARIRLEPQRSWEANEPQHLETVLSTLEEIQTEFNDACSDDVRVSMADLIVLGGNAAIEQAAADAGYDVTVPFEPGRTDASQERTDEESFEALKPRIDGFRNYFDGEYDGLAEELMVDRADLLNLTPSEMTVLVGGMRALGATYQDSKLGVFTDRPGTLTNDFFENLLDMDYEWDATSGPREVYEVRDRETGDVVWEASRVDLIFGSNSRLRALRDVYASEEEKFVQDFVDAWHKVMTNDRFDLE, from the coding sequence ATGGGACTCATCTACGTCGACCCCGAGGGACCGGATGGCGACCCCGACCCGCGCAAGTCGGCCAAGCGTATCCGCCAGGCGTTTGGCCGAATGGCGATGAACGACGCGGAGACGGCCGCACTCATCGCCGGTGGGCATACGTTCGGGAAGTCACACGGCGCCTCGGACGACGACATGGGCCCCGAACCCGAGGCGGCCCCTATCGAGGCACAGGGACTGGGGTGGCCAGACGCCGGCACGGGGTCCGAGACGACCACCAGCGGCATCGAAGGAGCGTGGAACCAGTGGCCGACCATGTGGGACACCTCCTATCTGAATAACCTGCTCGACTACGAGTGGGAGCTGACGGAGAGCCCTGCCGGTGCGAAACAGTGGAAACCTGTCGACGAGGAGCTTCAGGACACCGTTCCGGACGCACACGACCCCGCCGAAAAACACGCGCCGATGATGATGACGGCGGATATCGCGTTCAAGCGGGACCCCGAGCTCCGGGAGATTATCGAAGGCTATCGGGACAATCCCATGGAGTTCCTGGATGCCTTCGCCCGGGCGTGGTACAAACTCATCCACCGTGATATGGGGCCGCCGGAGCGATTCCTCGGCCCCGACGTACCCGAGGAGACGATGCTGTGGCAGGACCCGCTTCCGGATGCTGACTTCGACACTATCGGCAAACGAGAAGCCGCCGATCTCAAAACGGAACTGCTCGACTCGGAGCTTTCGGTGTCACAGCTGGTCAAGACTGCCTGGGCGTCGGCGTCCACCTACCGCGATAGCGACAAGCGAGGCGGTGCCAACGGTGCCCGGATACGACTCGAACCACAGCGGAGTTGGGAGGCCAACGAACCACAGCACCTCGAGACGGTGCTCTCGACGCTCGAGGAAATCCAGACGGAGTTCAACGACGCCTGTTCCGACGACGTGCGGGTCTCCATGGCGGACCTCATCGTACTGGGTGGCAATGCGGCTATCGAGCAGGCGGCCGCCGATGCCGGGTACGATGTCACGGTCCCGTTCGAGCCGGGGCGAACTGACGCCTCACAGGAGCGGACCGACGAGGAGTCGTTCGAGGCACTCAAACCGCGAATCGACGGCTTCCGCAACTACTTCGACGGCGAGTACGATGGGCTCGCTGAGGAACTCATGGTCGACCGGGCGGACCTGCTTAATTTGACGCCGTCGGAGATGACGGTGCTTGTCGGCGGAATGCGCGCTCTGGGTGCCACCTATCAGGACTCGAAACTCGGCGTGTTCACAGACCGCCCGGGGACGTTGACCAACGACTTTTTCGAGAATCTGCTGGATATGGACTACGAATGGGACGCCACCTCGGGCCCCAGGGAGGTATACGAGGTGCGTGACCGCGAAACCGGCGACGTGGTCTGGGAAGCCAGCCGCGTGGATCTCATCTTCGGCTCGAACTCCCGACTGCGGGCCCTCAGAGACGTCTACGCGAGCGAGGAGGAGAAATTCGTGCAGGACTTCGTCGATGCCTGGCACAAAGTGATGACCAACGACCGGTTCGACCTGGAATAG
- a CDS encoding helix-turn-helix domain-containing protein — MALVAEYELQCADFPLVNVARNVPEATIEVELQFNHGDQPPFIVYVMHAPDEAVEQAFESSPFVGEYTLVGHAGETYRYRVLPAVGLEAQLGDQIEDLDGLRALAEADAVVERIRVTSRGWVQEAWFADRDAFDEFRTFWQSNCGFELRRLTKDGEPKQPGDGLTDPQREALRTAYEMGHFEVPRSASLSEVADELGITPSAVSERLRRAQTHIVETTVASTWPKLPDKY; from the coding sequence ATGGCACTTGTCGCTGAATATGAACTCCAATGTGCGGACTTTCCGCTCGTCAACGTCGCAAGAAATGTTCCTGAAGCGACAATAGAAGTAGAACTGCAGTTCAATCACGGCGACCAGCCGCCGTTCATCGTTTATGTGATGCACGCTCCGGATGAGGCAGTCGAACAGGCCTTCGAGTCCTCGCCGTTCGTCGGCGAGTATACACTCGTCGGGCATGCTGGTGAAACATATCGGTACCGCGTTCTCCCGGCTGTGGGGTTAGAGGCTCAGCTCGGCGACCAGATTGAGGACCTGGACGGGCTCCGTGCCTTGGCTGAGGCCGATGCTGTCGTTGAGCGAATCCGCGTGACATCACGGGGGTGGGTCCAGGAAGCCTGGTTTGCCGACCGTGACGCGTTCGATGAGTTCCGGACCTTCTGGCAGAGCAACTGCGGTTTCGAACTCCGACGGCTCACGAAGGACGGTGAACCCAAGCAACCGGGCGACGGACTGACTGACCCCCAGCGTGAGGCGCTCAGGACGGCCTACGAGATGGGCCACTTCGAGGTTCCCCGATCGGCGTCGCTGTCTGAGGTCGCCGACGAACTCGGGATTACCCCGTCCGCAGTATCGGAACGGCTACGGCGTGCGCAGACGCATATCGTCGAGACGACAGTTGCATCGACCTGGCCGAAGCTACCTGACAAGTACTAG
- a CDS encoding ABC transporter ATP-binding protein — MPSEQSHDTSVSTAGELAIDARNVHVTYADGTEAVQGVDLQVESGEFFGFLGPNGAGKTTTIKTFATLLHPTTGTVLVNGYDVETKSTAVCESIGYMAQETSVDEELTARENIRFASKVYGVPSDERADRVEQLLDLVNLTDVADTRAENFSGGMKKRLDAATVLVHRPPIVFLDEPTTGLDPEARIAFWEYLRRINELGTTVFLTTQYLEEVDRLCDRIGLLQDGQIVTTDTPESLKSSIGGEILELQLEEPSANRMDHAKRAIRQSDVLDDSTVETTETTLRVRAAEVRENASALLVSLHEAGITVTGFEVHSPTLDDVFLELTGSEAVTAEDETETPAVDQQEVAR, encoded by the coding sequence ATGCCATCTGAACAATCACACGATACCAGTGTATCCACTGCGGGCGAACTCGCTATTGACGCCCGGAACGTCCACGTCACATATGCCGACGGTACAGAGGCCGTACAGGGTGTCGACTTACAGGTCGAATCCGGCGAATTTTTCGGATTTCTCGGACCGAACGGCGCCGGCAAGACAACGACCATAAAGACGTTTGCGACGCTTTTGCATCCGACTACTGGAACAGTCCTTGTCAACGGGTATGACGTCGAGACGAAGTCGACAGCCGTTTGTGAATCCATCGGCTATATGGCCCAGGAGACCAGCGTCGACGAGGAGCTCACCGCCCGTGAGAATATTCGGTTTGCCAGCAAAGTCTATGGGGTGCCAAGCGACGAACGTGCCGACCGTGTCGAGCAGTTGCTGGACCTGGTGAATCTCACAGATGTCGCCGACACTCGAGCCGAGAACTTCTCCGGTGGGATGAAAAAGCGCCTGGACGCAGCGACGGTTCTCGTTCACCGACCCCCGATTGTGTTTCTTGACGAACCCACGACTGGTCTGGACCCCGAAGCCAGGATTGCCTTCTGGGAGTATTTGCGCCGGATAAACGAACTCGGGACGACCGTGTTCCTGACGACACAGTACCTCGAAGAGGTGGACCGGCTCTGTGACCGTATTGGCCTGCTTCAGGACGGGCAGATTGTCACGACTGACACGCCCGAATCACTGAAATCGTCGATCGGCGGGGAGATTCTCGAACTCCAACTGGAAGAGCCGAGCGCCAACCGGATGGACCACGCGAAACGGGCCATTCGACAGTCCGATGTCCTCGATGACTCGACGGTGGAGACGACCGAGACGACACTGAGAGTCAGAGCTGCGGAGGTCCGTGAGAACGCGAGCGCTCTTCTGGTCTCGCTGCACGAGGCCGGTATCACCGTCACCGGCTTCGAGGTACACTCTCCGACGCTCGACGACGTCTTCCTCGAACTAACTGGAAGCGAGGCGGTGACGGCCGAGGACGAGACCGAGACACCTGCCGTTGACCAGCAGGAGGTGGCCAGATGA